In one Denitratisoma sp. genomic region, the following are encoded:
- a CDS encoding flagellar hook-length control protein FliK, whose product MTQVSAAPQPLPGIAPAQAGAATGAAEAAAGTEGTADFAAVLRAQFGQPAKDAPEAEILAALLPVQAADAAEEAVPADALPIAPDLAALLPVLASLMPQTTAAPAIAPEQPAAGPAGNQATLSASLDSAPLVASPALSAEASADASDAGEAAAALLQPGRQAGEPSAPPLQADMAQAAAAAPQMPAAAAEHANPTAMAHAAAPSAHAAAADNTPAAVRVDTPVGSRGWDAEVGQKVVLLVNRLESRAELTLTPPQMGRVEVSISVSGDQTSAAFVSASPAAREALEQALPRLREILAEAGITLGQASVNAESPRQDREGTPAEHRGGNRNVESAGTAAPAQWLRRSEGLVDTFA is encoded by the coding sequence ATGACGCAAGTATCCGCCGCCCCCCAGCCGCTGCCCGGCATCGCCCCTGCCCAGGCCGGCGCCGCCACTGGTGCCGCCGAGGCGGCCGCCGGCACCGAGGGCACGGCCGATTTCGCCGCGGTCCTCAGGGCGCAATTCGGCCAGCCGGCAAAAGACGCCCCCGAGGCAGAAATTCTTGCCGCCCTGCTGCCGGTCCAGGCGGCGGATGCCGCCGAGGAAGCGGTGCCGGCCGATGCCTTGCCGATCGCGCCCGACCTTGCCGCCCTGCTGCCCGTCCTGGCCTCGCTGATGCCGCAAACGACCGCCGCACCTGCCATCGCGCCGGAGCAACCGGCGGCCGGGCCGGCCGGCAACCAGGCGACCCTGTCCGCTTCGCTGGACAGCGCCCCGCTCGTAGCTTCTCCCGCCCTGTCGGCGGAGGCAAGCGCCGATGCGTCCGATGCGGGGGAAGCCGCAGCGGCCCTTCTGCAGCCCGGTCGGCAGGCCGGCGAGCCTTCCGCACCGCCCCTCCAGGCCGACATGGCGCAGGCGGCAGCCGCCGCTCCGCAGATGCCGGCCGCAGCCGCCGAACACGCCAACCCGACCGCAATGGCGCATGCCGCGGCCCCGTCCGCCCATGCGGCCGCGGCCGACAACACCCCCGCTGCCGTCCGCGTCGACACCCCCGTCGGCAGCCGCGGCTGGGATGCCGAGGTCGGACAGAAAGTCGTCCTGCTGGTCAACCGCCTGGAGAGCCGCGCCGAACTGACCCTCACGCCGCCGCAAATGGGCCGGGTGGAAGTCTCCATCTCGGTCAGCGGCGACCAGACCAGCGCCGCCTTCGTCTCCGCCAGCCCCGCCGCGCGCGAAGCGCTGGAGCAGGCCCTGCCGCGCCTGCGCGAGATCCTGGCCGAAGCCGGCATCACGCTCGGCCAGGCCAGCGTCAATGCCGAATCGCCGCGCCAGGACCGGGAAGGGACGCCGGCAGAGCATCGCGGCGGCAACCGCAACGTCGAATCCGCCGGCACCGCCGCCCCCGCGCAGTGGCTGCGGCGCAGCGAGGGGCTGGTGGATACGTTCGCATGA
- the fliJ gene encoding flagellar export protein FliJ, whose protein sequence is MKAFPLQSLLDLSQTRMDDAARKLGQLLASEQEVEKTLSLLEQYREEYEARFRQAAQTGLTREEWGNYQSFLGRLDEAVSQQRALVEASKQRTVDGQKEWLDKRNRVKAFDALSQRHKANEAHSEAKTEQRAQDEHAAKSYRNDGR, encoded by the coding sequence ATGAAGGCTTTTCCCCTGCAGTCGCTGCTTGACCTGTCGCAGACCCGCATGGACGACGCGGCGCGCAAGCTCGGCCAGTTGCTGGCCAGCGAGCAGGAAGTGGAAAAGACCCTCTCCCTGCTGGAGCAGTACCGCGAGGAATACGAGGCGCGCTTCCGCCAGGCGGCCCAGACCGGGCTGACCCGCGAAGAGTGGGGCAATTACCAGTCCTTCCTGGGCCGGCTCGACGAAGCCGTCTCCCAGCAGCGCGCCCTCGTCGAAGCCTCGAAACAGCGAACGGTGGACGGACAAAAGGAATGGCTGGACAAACGCAACCGGGTAAAGGCCTTCGACGCCCTGTCGCAAAGGCACAAGGCCAACGAGGCGCACAGCGAGGCGAAGACCGAGCAGCGCGCCCAGGACGAGCACGCGGCAAAATCCTACCGCAACGACGGGCGCTGA
- the fliI gene encoding flagellar protein export ATPase FliI, whose product MNPHREKWGGFLRNCRNLAGNASPFQISGRLTRINGLVMEAAGLKLPLGSGCHISLPGGAAVEAEVVGFSGEKLFMMPTDDVYGLAPGAHVVPLESRQELPAVADGARPNRRLSDRAKHLPVGDELLGRVLDGAGRPLDGLGPLNTRHTRSLQSRPFNPLQRAPIESSLDVGIRAINSMLTVGRGQRLGLFAGSGVGKSVLLGMMARFTAAEVIVVGLIGERGREVKEFIENILGPDGRKRSVVVAAPADTSPLMRLQGAAYATTIAEHFRDQGRHVLLIMDSLTRYAMAQREIALAIGEPPVTRGYPPSVFARLPQLVERAGNGPEGGGSITAFYTVLAEGDDQQDPIADSARAILDGHFVLSRHLAEQGHYPAIDIEASISRAMTGLIKPLHLDVVRRFKHLYSRYQRSRDLISVGAYAAGSDPALDQAIAMQPAFEAFLQQGMNERENYQDAVLKLHRLFGLEP is encoded by the coding sequence ATGAACCCCCATCGGGAAAAGTGGGGCGGCTTCCTCAGGAATTGCCGCAACCTGGCCGGCAACGCCAGCCCCTTCCAGATCAGCGGCCGGCTCACCCGCATCAACGGCCTCGTCATGGAGGCGGCCGGCCTCAAGCTCCCGCTCGGCTCCGGCTGCCACATCTCGCTGCCGGGCGGCGCGGCGGTGGAAGCCGAGGTGGTCGGCTTCTCCGGCGAGAAACTGTTCATGATGCCGACCGACGACGTCTACGGCCTGGCGCCGGGCGCCCACGTGGTGCCGCTGGAGAGCCGCCAGGAACTGCCGGCGGTCGCCGACGGGGCGCGGCCGAACCGGCGCCTGTCCGACCGCGCCAAGCACCTGCCGGTGGGCGACGAACTGCTGGGACGCGTGCTCGACGGCGCCGGACGGCCGCTCGACGGCCTCGGGCCGCTCAATACCCGGCACACGCGCTCGCTGCAAAGCCGCCCCTTCAATCCGCTGCAGCGCGCCCCCATCGAAAGCTCGCTCGACGTCGGCATCCGCGCCATCAACTCGATGCTCACCGTCGGCCGCGGCCAGCGCCTCGGCCTGTTCGCCGGCTCCGGCGTCGGCAAGAGCGTGCTGCTCGGCATGATGGCGCGCTTCACCGCCGCCGAGGTGATCGTCGTCGGCCTGATCGGCGAGCGCGGTCGCGAAGTGAAGGAATTCATCGAGAACATCCTCGGCCCCGACGGCCGCAAGCGCTCCGTGGTGGTCGCCGCCCCGGCCGACACCAGCCCGCTGATGCGCCTGCAGGGGGCCGCCTACGCCACCACCATCGCCGAACATTTCCGCGACCAGGGCCGCCACGTCCTGCTCATCATGGATTCGCTGACGCGCTACGCCATGGCGCAGCGCGAGATCGCGCTGGCCATCGGCGAGCCGCCGGTGACGCGCGGCTATCCGCCCTCCGTCTTCGCGCGCCTGCCGCAGCTCGTCGAGCGCGCCGGCAACGGCCCGGAAGGCGGCGGCTCGATCACCGCCTTCTACACCGTGCTCGCCGAGGGCGACGACCAGCAGGACCCGATCGCCGATTCCGCGCGCGCCATCCTCGACGGCCATTTCGTCCTCTCGCGCCACCTCGCCGAGCAGGGCCACTACCCGGCCATCGACATCGAGGCCTCGATCTCCCGCGCCATGACCGGCCTGATCAAGCCGCTGCACCTGGACGTGGTGCGGCGCTTCAAGCATCTCTACTCGCGCTACCAGCGCTCGCGCGACCTCATCTCCGTCGGCGCCTATGCCGCCGGCTCCGATCCCGCCCTGGACCAGGCCATCGCCATGCAGCCGGCCTTCGAGGCCTTCCTGCAGCAGGGGATGAACGAGCGGGAGAACTACCAGGACGCCGTCCTCAAGCTGCATCGCCTGTTCGGCCTTGAGCCGTGA
- a CDS encoding flagellar assembly protein FliH, which yields MSAIIHKENLTAWQRWELGSFDQKKAAPAAPQKRGGAASQLPTAEDIERIHRDAHKQGYDAGYEEGTARARMEALRLHTLVEQLEAALGEFDQQVAEELLGLSLEVARQVLRQAVAVRPTVILDVVRDALAQLPHQHAALYLHPEDASLVRSYLGDQLAHLGHRILEEPGIARGGLRMEAGGSHLDAGVETRWRRVIEGIGATGEWVEPAPE from the coding sequence ATGAGCGCCATCATCCACAAGGAAAACCTCACGGCCTGGCAACGCTGGGAGCTTGGCAGCTTCGACCAGAAGAAGGCCGCCCCCGCCGCCCCGCAGAAAAGGGGGGGCGCGGCAAGCCAGCTGCCCACCGCCGAGGACATCGAGCGCATCCACCGCGATGCCCACAAGCAGGGCTACGACGCCGGCTACGAAGAGGGCACGGCGCGCGCACGCATGGAAGCCCTGCGCCTGCACACGCTGGTCGAGCAGCTGGAGGCCGCGCTCGGCGAATTCGACCAGCAGGTCGCCGAGGAACTGCTCGGCCTCTCGCTCGAGGTCGCGCGCCAGGTGCTGCGCCAGGCGGTTGCCGTCCGTCCGACCGTGATCCTCGACGTCGTGCGCGATGCGCTGGCGCAACTGCCTCACCAGCATGCCGCCCTCTACTTGCATCCGGAGGATGCCTCGCTGGTGCGTTCCTATCTCGGCGACCAGCTCGCCCATCTCGGCCACCGCATCCTCGAGGAGCCCGGCATCGCCCGCGGCGGACTGCGCATGGAAGCGGGCGGCAGCCACCTCGATGCCGGCGTGGAGACGCGCTGGCGGCGGGTGATCGAAGGCATCGGCGCCACGGGCGAGTGGGTGGAGCCCGCGCCCGAATGA
- the fliG gene encoding flagellar motor switch protein FliG → MANEDGITKSAMLLLTLGEDEAAEVLKHLGPREVQKLGAAMAALKSVPRDKVEEVVDSFYEETQRGAPVTADEEYIRGMLTKALGDDRAANLISRILQGGDTAGIESLKWMDAPTVAELIKNEHPQIIATIMVHLEFDHAGDILKHFTDRLRNDVLLRIATLDGVQPTALQELNDALTRILSGSANIKKTAMGGVRTAAEILNFVGTAHETAIIDNVREYDPDLAQKIIDEMFVFENLIDVEDRGIQLLLREVQSESLILALKGANDAMREKVFKNMSQRAAEMLREDLESKGPVRLSEVEREQKEILKIARRLADEGQIQLGGKGEDEYV, encoded by the coding sequence ATGGCCAACGAAGACGGCATCACCAAGAGCGCCATGCTGCTGCTCACCCTCGGCGAGGACGAGGCGGCGGAAGTGCTCAAGCATCTCGGTCCGCGCGAAGTGCAGAAGCTGGGCGCGGCCATGGCGGCCCTCAAGTCCGTGCCGCGCGACAAGGTCGAAGAGGTGGTCGACTCGTTCTACGAGGAGACCCAGCGCGGCGCCCCGGTCACGGCCGACGAGGAATACATCCGCGGCATGCTGACCAAGGCACTGGGCGACGACCGCGCCGCCAACCTGATCTCGCGCATCCTGCAGGGCGGCGACACGGCCGGCATCGAGAGCCTGAAATGGATGGACGCCCCCACGGTCGCCGAGCTGATCAAGAACGAACATCCGCAGATCATCGCCACCATCATGGTGCACCTCGAGTTCGACCATGCCGGCGATATCCTCAAGCATTTCACCGACCGGCTGAGGAACGACGTCCTGCTGCGCATCGCCACGCTCGACGGCGTGCAGCCGACCGCGCTGCAGGAACTCAACGACGCCCTCACCCGCATCCTGTCGGGGTCGGCCAACATCAAGAAGACGGCGATGGGCGGCGTGCGCACCGCGGCGGAAATCCTCAACTTCGTCGGCACGGCGCACGAGACGGCGATCATCGACAATGTGCGCGAATACGATCCGGACCTGGCGCAGAAGATCATCGACGAGATGTTCGTCTTCGAGAACCTGATCGACGTCGAGGACCGCGGCATCCAGCTCCTGCTGCGCGAAGTCCAGTCGGAGTCGCTGATCCTCGCCCTCAAGGGCGCCAACGACGCCATGCGCGAGAAGGTCTTCAAGAACATGTCGCAGCGCGCCGCCGAGATGCTGCGCGAGGACCTCGAGTCGAAGGGCCCGGTGCGCCTGTCCGAAGTCGAGCGCGAACAGAAGGAAATCCTCAAGATCGCCCGCCGCCTCGCCGACGAAGGCCAGATCCAGCTCGGCGGCAAGGGCGAGGACGAATATGTTTAA